One part of the Olleya sp. YS genome encodes these proteins:
- a CDS encoding T9SS type B sorting domain-containing protein, protein MLNTSKILFEKKRLRAFFTFIILLVNGLCYSQLSDFNLTVTATNQTCTGNGALQMSVSNTSPGSTIIYTLFLLPDTINPIAETSENIFNSLQAGNYSVVATQILNNEENTQQQDISIDDLTTELDYQVSHTTTTDCDPEGTITVNILSGNAVSFEIISGPVTVSLQSSNVFSNLQAGTYIIRVFDDCDNAVSKTYTMVLNTNNFSISNVTLPITYNSCDEVDMSNNIIAFEGYPIIYPLLVTYTVIPPDGSPNIIITQNIPSGPPEGITINQIIPLFGTDEFIVNMQITDSCNNLFEVNHPINPNPKVNLFKEEASCGEFLNINIENYVPPYTINFTSFPSGFNPSNYNVDYPGPYTEATTTFGDESNLLPLGTYSLDITDECGRVGSSTITVEEILVEPIVNTSNSGCSTSSGFISVNVSNRELVSAIIIAAPANYSQPLPYNVSAYIDNGIFSIQDNIITGNYTLLVTDDCGVEYTIEAPVPDFEFQELNTLTLPNCETPTGSLNLSSNHGSLTSAVITSAPATINQNLPLDVSSNINDSGSLFISELPIGNYSIESTDECGFQYSTNITINSYSSNPGIYALSRNCGSFDVTINDNDESTMNQTYWLQRLNQDTNIWTHPNTGIEYIEDQIPDTTTAIQIENSETLFNVFLTGEFRLIKVFQPLNTANPDVFCLDVFANFTIFSDLVISGVYNLDCTGGSDNNDVIVDVIGVEPFNFSILAPSNIDNGNNNTFSDLAPGTYEIRVEDSCGSIENIIINLENLLPLARANTPENMSVCRDDLIEADVFTLTSQNAQILGNQNPNNYNVTYHLSQEDANTGDNPLPDSYSNITNPQTIYARVFHDNLIVCYATTSFQIFVGQTPVLSPETSSFICPEDTVTLTADSGFDNYLWSTGETTPSIVVNQAGTYQVTVINNYGVFDCETSKEFVVISSEPAIIQEVVTLDWTTTENTITILVTGLGEYQFSIDNITYQTDNTFSNLSPGDYTVYIKDLNGCDTVAREVYLLNYPRFFTPNGDNENEVWQIKFSNSEPELQVVIFDRYGKLITKFGSQDTGWDGTYNGLDMPTNDYWFEVTRANGAVYKGHFTLKR, encoded by the coding sequence GTGCTAAATACCTCAAAAATATTATTTGAAAAAAAAAGACTGAGAGCTTTTTTTACTTTCATTATTCTATTAGTAAATGGACTTTGTTATTCTCAGCTTTCAGACTTTAATTTAACCGTTACTGCTACTAACCAAACGTGTACAGGTAATGGTGCTTTACAAATGTCTGTATCCAACACATCTCCTGGCTCAACTATAATTTATACACTGTTTTTATTACCAGATACAATAAATCCAATTGCAGAGACTTCAGAAAATATTTTTAACAGTCTTCAAGCTGGAAATTACAGTGTTGTAGCCACTCAAATTTTAAATAATGAAGAAAACACGCAACAGCAAGATATTTCTATTGATGATTTAACTACAGAATTAGACTACCAAGTGTCACATACTACGACAACAGATTGTGATCCTGAAGGAACAATAACAGTGAATATCTTGTCAGGAAATGCTGTTTCATTTGAAATTATTTCGGGTCCTGTGACAGTAAGTCTTCAATCTTCAAATGTATTTTCAAACCTTCAAGCTGGAACCTATATTATTAGAGTGTTTGATGATTGTGATAATGCAGTTTCAAAGACCTACACCATGGTTTTAAATACTAATAATTTTAGTATATCAAATGTAACTCTACCAATAACTTATAACAGTTGTGATGAAGTCGATATGTCTAATAATATTATAGCTTTTGAAGGTTACCCAATTATATATCCTTTGTTAGTGACATATACAGTTATACCACCAGATGGTTCACCCAATATTATAATAACTCAAAACATCCCTTCTGGACCTCCAGAAGGGATCACTATTAACCAAATAATACCACTTTTTGGGACAGATGAATTTATTGTCAATATGCAAATTACGGACTCTTGTAATAACTTATTTGAAGTCAATCATCCCATTAATCCAAACCCAAAAGTTAATTTATTCAAAGAGGAAGCCTCTTGCGGAGAGTTCTTGAATATAAATATCGAAAATTATGTTCCGCCATACACTATAAATTTCACTTCTTTTCCTTCGGGATTTAATCCATCAAATTACAATGTAGATTACCCTGGTCCATACACAGAAGCTACGACAACTTTTGGTGATGAAAGTAATTTATTGCCTTTAGGAACCTATAGCTTAGATATAACTGACGAATGTGGTAGAGTAGGAAGTAGTACTATTACTGTTGAAGAAATTCTGGTGGAGCCAATAGTAAATACTAGTAATAGTGGCTGTTCTACATCATCTGGTTTTATTAGTGTAAATGTGTCAAATAGAGAATTAGTTTCTGCAATTATTATTGCTGCTCCAGCAAATTATAGCCAACCTTTACCTTATAATGTTAGTGCTTATATTGATAATGGTATATTTTCAATTCAAGACAATATTATAACAGGAAATTATACTTTGTTAGTAACAGATGATTGTGGAGTAGAGTATACTATTGAAGCACCAGTACCAGATTTTGAATTCCAAGAATTAAACACATTAACATTACCTAATTGTGAGACTCCAACTGGCTCTTTAAATCTATCTAGCAATCATGGAAGTTTGACCTCTGCGGTTATTACTTCTGCACCAGCAACAATAAATCAAAACCTTCCGCTTGATGTCAGCTCCAATATAAACGATTCTGGTAGTTTGTTTATAAGCGAATTGCCTATTGGTAATTATAGTATTGAATCGACAGATGAATGTGGGTTTCAGTATTCTACTAATATTACTATTAATAGTTATTCAAGTAATCCAGGTATTTATGCACTGTCTAGAAATTGTGGCTCGTTTGATGTGACAATAAATGATAATGACGAAAGTACAATGAATCAAACCTATTGGCTTCAAAGATTAAATCAAGACACTAATATTTGGACACATCCAAATACAGGTATTGAGTATATCGAAGATCAAATACCAGATACGACAACTGCTATACAAATTGAAAATTCAGAAACACTTTTTAATGTATTTCTAACTGGAGAATTTAGATTAATTAAAGTATTTCAGCCTTTAAATACAGCTAATCCAGATGTTTTTTGTCTTGATGTTTTTGCAAATTTCACCATCTTTTCCGACTTAGTAATCTCTGGAGTATATAATTTAGATTGTACAGGAGGATCTGATAATAACGATGTCATAGTTGATGTAATAGGTGTAGAACCTTTCAATTTTAGTATACTTGCTCCAAGTAACATTGATAATGGAAATAATAATACGTTTTCAGATTTAGCTCCAGGTACCTATGAAATTAGAGTGGAAGATTCTTGTGGAAGTATTGAAAATATTATTATTAATCTTGAAAATTTATTACCGTTAGCAAGAGCAAATACACCAGAAAATATGTCAGTCTGTAGGGATGATTTAATTGAGGCAGATGTATTTACATTAACAAGTCAAAACGCTCAAATATTAGGTAACCAAAACCCAAATAACTATAATGTAACCTATCATCTTAGTCAAGAAGATGCCAACACAGGTGACAATCCGTTGCCAGATTCTTATTCTAATATCACTAATCCACAAACCATTTATGCTAGGGTGTTTCATGATAACCTAATAGTATGTTATGCAACTACTTCTTTTCAGATTTTTGTTGGACAAACTCCAGTTTTAAGTCCAGAAACATCAAGCTTTATATGTCCTGAAGATACTGTAACCTTAACAGCAGATTCAGGTTTTGATAATTATTTATGGTCAACAGGAGAAACTACTCCATCCATTGTAGTTAATCAAGCAGGAACCTATCAAGTCACAGTTATCAATAATTACGGAGTTTTTGATTGTGAAACCTCAAAAGAGTTTGTGGTTATTAGTTCTGAGCCAGCAATTATTCAGGAAGTAGTCACATTAGATTGGACTACTACTGAAAACACGATTACTATACTAGTTACTGGATTAGGAGAATATCAATTCTCTATAGACAATATTACTTACCAAACAGATAATACGTTCTCTAATTTATCACCAGGGGATTACACAGTTTATATTAAGGATTTAAACGGTTGTGACACAGTAGCACGAGAGGTATATTTATTAAATTATCCACGTTTTTTTACACCTAATGGTGATAATGAAAATGAAGTATGGCAAATAAAATTTTCTAATTCCGAACCAGAATTACAAGTGGTTATTTTTGATAGGTATGGAAAATTAATCACAAAATTTGGAAGCCAAGACACAGGTTGGGATGGAACCTATAATGGTCTAGATATGCCAACTAATGACTATTGGTTTGAAGTAACAAGAGCTAATGGAGCTGTTTATAAAGGGCATTTTACCTTAAAAAGGTAA
- a CDS encoding sulfite exporter TauE/SafE family protein, producing MSFTTLLLLIIIGLLAGFFSGMFGIGGGVVMVPLMVFLLSYTQYQAQGTSLAVLAVPVTLLAAYTYHKIGEDPLNWKYALIIAITFIVGGFLGTKVALNINESFLKKIFSVLLVLVAVKMFFSK from the coding sequence ATGAGTTTTACAACATTACTATTATTAATAATCATAGGATTATTAGCAGGTTTTTTTAGCGGAATGTTTGGGATTGGAGGTGGAGTAGTTATGGTACCGCTAATGGTGTTTTTGTTAAGTTATACTCAATATCAAGCACAAGGTACAAGTCTTGCTGTTTTAGCAGTTCCAGTAACACTTTTAGCTGCTTATACATATCATAAAATTGGAGAAGACCCATTAAATTGGAAATATGCTTTAATTATAGCAATAACATTTATAGTTGGTGGTTTTTTAGGGACAAAAGTGGCTCTAAACATTAATGAAAGTTTCTTAAAAAAGATATTTAGCGTCTTGCTTGTTCTAGTGGCTGTTAAAATGTTTTTTAGTAAATAA
- the cls gene encoding cardiolipin synthase, which translates to MIQFLKDNWWTIAIVLNYILAIIAVTTILFKSINPTKTLTYIIVLLVFPFFGLIVYYFFGQEYRKNKIFNRKDVLNDKLIKSINEKLKIDPESIAKYEANADDDQIRLIQLLQKNDKSPLTKYNDVEIIIDGENKFDKLFKDIEAAKQHIHIEYYILKDDKIGTKFLDLLCQKAEEGVKVRLSFDDVGSKISSKMKSKMKDSKIQFHAFMPVLFPRFTGKMNYRNHRKIVIIDGEVGYVGGINVSDTYVNYPENEKYWRDTHLRIEGEAVFSLQTQFLTNWNFVSDKTLDLDHSLFPQNKIKKVQPVQIAASGPDTDWANIMEAIFFAIVTAEDYVYITTPYFIPNDQIITAMQVASKSGVDVRLLIPEKSDSWTAKHATNSYLEQLLKANIKVYRYKKGFIHAKTMVVDDIFTTIGTCNMDYRSFNINFEINALIYNKDKAKQAKAIFNEDLENAELIDFKRWQNRSNITIIKEAYCRLWAPLL; encoded by the coding sequence ATGATACAGTTTTTAAAGGATAATTGGTGGACTATAGCAATCGTGCTAAATTATATATTAGCCATCATAGCAGTAACCACAATATTATTTAAATCTATAAACCCAACAAAAACACTAACATACATCATTGTATTGTTAGTGTTTCCTTTTTTTGGATTAATTGTATATTACTTTTTCGGTCAGGAATACAGAAAAAACAAAATATTTAATCGTAAGGATGTACTTAATGATAAGCTTATAAAGTCCATTAATGAAAAGCTAAAAATAGATCCAGAATCAATAGCTAAATATGAAGCTAATGCTGACGATGACCAAATTAGACTGATACAATTACTTCAAAAAAACGATAAATCTCCACTAACAAAGTATAACGATGTAGAGATTATAATTGATGGTGAAAATAAATTTGATAAGCTATTTAAAGATATAGAAGCTGCTAAGCAGCACATTCATATTGAATATTACATTTTAAAAGACGATAAAATAGGGACTAAATTTTTAGACTTACTCTGTCAAAAAGCAGAAGAAGGTGTAAAAGTTAGATTAAGTTTTGATGATGTGGGTAGTAAGATTTCTTCAAAAATGAAAAGTAAAATGAAGGATTCTAAAATTCAATTTCACGCTTTCATGCCAGTATTATTTCCAAGATTTACTGGTAAAATGAATTATCGTAACCATAGAAAAATAGTAATTATTGACGGAGAGGTAGGATATGTTGGAGGGATTAATGTCTCTGATACTTATGTAAATTACCCTGAAAATGAAAAATACTGGAGAGATACGCATTTGAGAATTGAAGGCGAAGCAGTTTTTTCTCTACAAACACAGTTTTTAACCAATTGGAATTTTGTGTCTGATAAAACTTTAGATTTAGATCACTCACTATTTCCTCAAAATAAAATAAAAAAGGTTCAACCTGTTCAAATAGCAGCAAGTGGACCAGATACAGATTGGGCAAACATTATGGAAGCTATATTTTTTGCTATTGTTACAGCAGAAGATTACGTGTATATAACCACGCCTTATTTTATTCCTAATGACCAGATTATTACCGCTATGCAAGTGGCTTCTAAGAGCGGTGTTGATGTACGGTTGTTGATTCCAGAAAAATCAGATTCTTGGACTGCTAAACATGCTACAAACTCTTATTTAGAACAATTACTAAAAGCAAATATTAAAGTGTATAGATATAAAAAAGGATTTATACATGCAAAAACCATGGTGGTTGACGATATTTTCACCACCATTGGCACTTGTAATATGGATTATAGAAGTTTCAATATTAATTTTGAAATTAATGCTTTAATCTACAATAAAGATAAAGCAAAACAAGCCAAAGCTATATTTAATGAGGATCTAGAAAATGCAGAGCTAATAGATTTTAAAAGATGGCAAAATAGGTCTAATATTACCATAATAAAAGAAGCCTATTGTAGGCTTTGGGCTCCATTATTATAA
- a CDS encoding lytic transglycosylase domain-containing protein translates to MKIVQKSLAIVGLAVLGMLFINAFQNAPTDENFEKKIINDYNVYAIQMPPYLEFAGEAVPLSNPDIYERMDRELLVNTYWQSNGLLMFKRAKKYFPIIEPILAKHGVPDDFKYLAVIESGLTGARSPAGASGFWQIMKATGREYGLEVNDNVDERYHLEKATEVACNYLKKAKASLGSWTSAAAAYNAGNYGISKRLEAQKVSSYYDLLLGEETGRYVFRIIALKEILSNPDKYGFNFRDKDLYNTVPTYQVAVDTAVADFASFAKQFGINYKILKLHNPWLREPHLNNKSRKQYFIDIPREGFYQTNP, encoded by the coding sequence ATGAAGATAGTACAAAAAAGTTTAGCTATAGTTGGTTTAGCAGTCCTGGGAATGTTATTTATTAATGCCTTTCAAAACGCTCCAACTGATGAAAATTTCGAAAAGAAAATCATAAACGATTATAATGTATATGCCATACAAATGCCACCTTATTTAGAGTTTGCAGGCGAGGCTGTTCCACTTTCTAATCCTGATATTTATGAGCGTATGGATAGAGAGCTTTTAGTAAACACCTACTGGCAATCTAATGGCTTATTGATGTTTAAACGTGCCAAAAAATATTTTCCAATAATAGAGCCTATATTGGCAAAGCATGGTGTGCCTGACGATTTTAAATACCTAGCAGTCATAGAGAGTGGATTAACAGGAGCACGTTCTCCAGCTGGTGCAAGTGGGTTTTGGCAAATTATGAAAGCTACAGGACGTGAGTATGGGTTAGAAGTAAATGATAATGTAGATGAACGTTATCACCTTGAAAAAGCAACAGAAGTAGCATGTAACTATCTAAAAAAAGCCAAAGCTAGTTTAGGGTCATGGACTTCTGCAGCTGCTGCTTATAATGCAGGTAATTATGGTATTTCTAAGCGATTAGAAGCACAAAAGGTAAGTAGCTATTACGATTTGTTATTAGGAGAAGAAACAGGACGATACGTTTTTAGAATTATTGCTTTAAAAGAAATTTTATCAAACCCAGATAAATACGGTTTTAACTTTAGAGATAAAGATTTATATAATACAGTTCCTACCTATCAAGTAGCGGTTGATACTGCTGTAGCAGATTTTGCAAGCTTTGCTAAACAATTCGGAATTAATTATAAAATTTTAAAATTGCATAACCCTTGGTTAAGAGAGCCACATTTAAATAATAAATCTAGAAAACAATATTTTATTGATATTCCAAGAGAAGGCTTTTACCAAACTAACCCTTAA
- a CDS encoding alpha/beta hydrolase, with amino-acid sequence MNQEVIPIYLMPGMAANPTIFEHIKLPEDKYKVYWLEWKLPKKNETLSSYARRMCQDIKHDNPVLLGVSFGGILVQEMSKHIPLRKLIIVSSVKTKHELPKRMQLLKMTKAYKFLPTRLLSNIDLLAKYAYGKTITKRIELYKKYLSVSDRTYLDWAIEQVVCWEQDQPLENVIHIHGDNDMVFPFSKVKNCVTIKGGTHIMIINKYKWFNENLPKLIA; translated from the coding sequence ATGAATCAGGAAGTAATACCAATATATTTAATGCCAGGAATGGCTGCTAATCCAACAATTTTTGAGCATATAAAATTACCAGAAGATAAATATAAAGTTTACTGGTTAGAGTGGAAATTACCTAAAAAGAACGAAACTTTATCTAGTTATGCTAGACGTATGTGTCAAGATATAAAACATGATAATCCTGTATTATTAGGTGTGTCTTTTGGAGGTATTTTAGTTCAAGAAATGAGTAAGCATATACCTTTAAGAAAATTAATAATAGTATCTAGTGTAAAAACTAAGCATGAGTTGCCTAAAAGAATGCAATTATTAAAAATGACTAAAGCGTATAAGTTTTTACCAACGCGATTACTAAGTAATATAGATTTATTAGCAAAATACGCGTACGGAAAAACAATTACTAAGCGCATAGAATTATATAAAAAGTACCTATCTGTAAGTGATAGGACGTATCTAGATTGGGCAATAGAACAGGTCGTGTGCTGGGAGCAAGATCAGCCTTTAGAAAATGTAATACACATTCATGGCGATAACGATATGGTTTTTCCGTTTTCTAAAGTTAAAAATTGTGTAACCATTAAAGGCGGAACACATATTATGATTATAAATAAGTATAAATGGTTTAATGAAAATTTACCAAAACTAATTGCTTAA
- a CDS encoding N-acetyltransferase, which translates to MIDAAELVDNDFLRQFELKIDNHFAKIEYSLQERKIFLTKLIVPEALNNDDFVAEFLKTVFENIEERNLSVVPTSPEIAKFIRRNRQYKKLLPVGVRI; encoded by the coding sequence ATGATTGATGCAGCTGAGTTAGTTGACAATGATTTTTTACGTCAATTTGAACTGAAAATTGATAATCATTTTGCTAAAATTGAATACTCTTTACAAGAACGAAAGATTTTTTTAACCAAATTAATTGTTCCAGAAGCGTTGAACAATGATGATTTTGTTGCAGAATTTTTAAAAACTGTTTTTGAAAATATTGAAGAACGAAATTTAAGTGTTGTACCTACAAGTCCAGAAATTGCAAAATTTATTAGACGAAATAGACAATACAAAAAATTATTACCAGTTGGCGTAAGAATCTAA
- the mtaB gene encoding tRNA (N(6)-L-threonylcarbamoyladenosine(37)-C(2))-methylthiotransferase MtaB produces the protein MNTKKKVGFYTLGCKLNFSETSTIARSFKEEGFDRVDFNDAADIYVINTCSVTENADKRFKTIVKQAQKSNPEAFIVAVGCYAQLKPQELANVNGVDLVLGATEKFKITDYLNDLSKNDLGEIHSCEIEEADFYVGSYSIGDRTRAFLKVQDGCDYKCTYCTIPLARGISRSDTLTNVLKNAKEISEQNIKEIVLTGVNIGDYGKGEFGNKKHEHTFYELVQALDDVDGIERLRISSIEPNLLKNETIEFVANSNTFVPHFHIPLQSGSNSILKAMRRRYMRELYVDRVNKIKQVMPHACIGVDVIVGFPGETDEHFLETYNFLSNLDISYLHVFTYSERANTAAASLEGVVPKNIRSKRSKMLRGLSAKKRRAFYESQIGSTRKVLFESENKEGYIHGFTDNYVKVKAPWNPELVNTLYEVLLTKIDDDGLVRFEFLKEYSA, from the coding sequence TTGAATACCAAAAAGAAAGTTGGCTTTTATACTTTAGGTTGTAAACTTAATTTTTCTGAAACATCAACAATTGCACGTTCCTTTAAAGAAGAAGGGTTTGATCGTGTAGATTTTAATGATGCTGCAGATATTTACGTTATCAATACATGTTCTGTTACAGAAAATGCGGATAAGCGTTTTAAAACTATAGTTAAACAAGCACAAAAATCCAATCCTGAAGCTTTTATAGTTGCGGTTGGGTGTTATGCACAGCTTAAGCCACAAGAATTAGCAAATGTAAATGGTGTGGATTTGGTATTAGGTGCTACTGAAAAATTTAAAATAACGGATTACTTAAATGATTTGTCAAAAAATGATTTAGGCGAAATACACTCTTGCGAAATTGAAGAAGCAGATTTTTACGTTGGTAGTTATTCTATAGGTGATCGTACCAGAGCGTTTTTAAAAGTACAAGATGGATGTGATTATAAGTGTACGTATTGCACAATACCTTTAGCTAGAGGGATTTCTAGAAGTGATACTTTAACTAATGTCTTAAAAAATGCTAAAGAAATTTCTGAACAAAACATTAAAGAGATTGTTCTTACTGGTGTTAATATAGGCGACTATGGTAAAGGTGAATTCGGTAATAAAAAACATGAACATACCTTTTATGAATTGGTACAGGCTTTAGATGATGTTGATGGTATAGAACGCCTTAGAATATCTTCAATAGAACCTAATTTGCTTAAAAATGAAACTATTGAGTTTGTTGCTAATAGTAATACGTTTGTACCTCATTTTCATATTCCACTTCAAAGCGGAAGTAATTCTATTTTAAAAGCCATGCGTCGTCGTTACATGCGCGAGTTGTATGTAGATCGAGTTAATAAAATTAAACAAGTAATGCCTCACGCTTGTATTGGTGTAGATGTTATAGTTGGTTTTCCTGGAGAAACAGACGAACATTTTTTAGAAACCTATAATTTTTTAAGCAACTTAGATATAAGTTATCTACATGTATTTACCTATTCTGAAAGAGCTAATACTGCTGCAGCATCATTAGAAGGTGTAGTACCAAAAAACATACGTTCTAAGCGTAGTAAAATGCTACGTGGTTTAAGTGCAAAAAAACGTCGTGCGTTTTATGAAAGTCAAATAGGATCAACTAGAAAAGTATTATTTGAATCCGAAAACAAAGAAGGTTACATACACGGATTTACAGATAATTACGTTAAGGTTAAAGCACCTTGGAATCCCGAACTAGTCAATACTTTGTATGAAGTACTGTTAACTAAAATTGATGATGATGGTTTAGTTAGATTTGAATTTTTAAAGGAATATTCGGCATAA
- a CDS encoding ABC transporter substrate-binding protein, whose product MNPIKRSIPIVLHLLVFVLLFYSCNKATKNNRDHLVFRYNEHKNIGSLDPAFAKDNADIWAVNQLFNGLVQMNDSLLVKPSIAKDWSISEDGLTYTFVLRNDVFFHKHELFKKDSTRQVTAYDFEYSFNRVLDPKIASSGRWVFNKVAGFEAENDSIFRIELKQPFPAFLGLLTMKYCSVVPKEITEYYGSDFRSNPIGTGPFTFKRWEENVKLVFRKNKNYFETDKTGVKLPYLEAVSITFLPDKQSEFMQFIQGNLDFLNSLDASYQDEIITTKGELRDKYTSTVDLIRSPYLNTEYLAFFMESNLNEIQSKQLREAVNYGFDRQKMMTYLRNGIGIPATGGFIPKGLPGYQSTIGYNYQPEKAKQLIADYKAETGNSNPEITITTTSNYLNFCEYIQRELTKTGLKVNVDVIPASTLKEGKANGKLNVFRASWVADYPDAQNYLSLFYSENFAPNGPNYTHFSNKQFDEWYRQTFFETDVNNRIELYKKMDSIVLKNAPVVPLYYDEVIRFTQKNISGLGSNPINMLELKQVKKNIKAL is encoded by the coding sequence ATGAATCCTATTAAAAGAAGTATACCAATTGTTTTACATTTACTAGTTTTTGTATTACTGTTTTATTCTTGTAATAAAGCAACTAAAAACAATAGAGACCATCTTGTTTTTAGGTATAACGAACATAAAAATATTGGCTCTTTAGATCCAGCATTCGCTAAAGACAATGCAGATATTTGGGCTGTAAACCAATTATTTAATGGCTTGGTACAAATGAATGATAGTTTATTGGTAAAACCAAGCATTGCAAAGGATTGGTCAATTTCTGAAGACGGATTAACTTATACTTTTGTATTAAGAAACGATGTGTTTTTCCATAAACATGAATTATTTAAAAAAGACTCGACTAGACAGGTAACAGCTTATGATTTTGAATATAGTTTTAATCGAGTTTTAGACCCAAAGATAGCTTCGTCTGGACGTTGGGTATTCAATAAAGTAGCAGGTTTTGAGGCAGAGAATGATAGTATATTTAGAATAGAATTAAAGCAACCATTTCCAGCGTTTTTAGGATTATTAACTATGAAATATTGCAGTGTGGTCCCAAAAGAAATAACAGAATATTATGGAAGTGATTTTAGATCTAATCCTATAGGTACAGGTCCATTTACATTTAAACGTTGGGAGGAAAATGTCAAATTAGTTTTTAGAAAAAACAAAAATTACTTTGAAACAGACAAAACTGGTGTAAAACTACCCTATTTAGAAGCTGTTTCTATTACTTTTTTACCTGATAAGCAAAGTGAGTTTATGCAATTTATACAAGGGAATTTAGATTTTTTGAATAGCTTGGATGCGTCATATCAAGATGAGATTATCACGACCAAAGGTGAGTTGAGAGATAAATACACCTCTACTGTTGATTTAATTAGGAGCCCTTATTTAAATACGGAATATTTGGCATTTTTCATGGAGTCTAATTTAAATGAAATACAATCAAAGCAACTCCGAGAGGCAGTTAATTATGGTTTTGACAGACAAAAAATGATGACCTATCTGCGTAATGGAATTGGGATACCTGCAACTGGTGGATTTATTCCAAAAGGGCTACCTGGTTACCAATCTACTATTGGATACAATTATCAACCAGAAAAGGCTAAACAGCTTATTGCAGATTATAAAGCCGAAACTGGTAATTCTAATCCAGAAATTACCATAACCACAACAAGTAATTATCTTAATTTTTGTGAGTATATCCAAAGAGAACTAACAAAAACTGGTTTAAAAGTTAATGTAGATGTTATACCTGCTTCTACATTAAAAGAAGGAAAAGCAAATGGTAAATTAAACGTATTTAGAGCAAGTTGGGTAGCAGATTATCCTGATGCACAAAATTATTTGTCACTATTTTATTCTGAGAATTTTGCACCAAATGGACCTAATTACACACATTTTTCAAACAAGCAATTTGATGAATGGTACAGGCAAACTTTTTTTGAAACTGATGTTAACAATAGGATTGAGCTTTACAAAAAAATGGATAGTATCGTATTAAAAAACGCACCAGTTGTTCCTTTATATTATGATGAAGTGATACGGTTTACTCAAAAAAACATTTCTGGATTAGGTAGCAATCCTATAAATATGCTAGAGTTAAAACAGGTCAAAAAAAACATTAAAGCCTTATAA
- a CDS encoding lysoplasmalogenase, which yields MLSFFKNQLYASILFFIVLGIDIYVKLGENPLPIRYFTKSVLIIILFLFYFYNRDENNPKNKYFIFGLLSFWIGDILLLLYETPILYMSGLTCFIIGKLFYSKRFSHQNDFNIASLIPFFVVIFSYMVIVILYVYDNLDDFFLPTLAYLFAAMLMALFAYLRKDSVNKSSFYLVILGIFFSIISDTIGVLQSFYNPDIAYHKITIMLFYALFQYLVVIGLIKEKTLDDKTLEDNFIRL from the coding sequence ATGCTTTCCTTTTTTAAAAACCAACTGTACGCTTCAATATTATTTTTTATTGTTTTAGGGATTGATATTTATGTCAAGCTTGGTGAAAATCCTTTACCAATTAGATACTTTACAAAATCTGTACTAATCATTATTCTTTTCTTATTTTATTTTTATAATCGAGACGAGAACAATCCGAAAAATAAATATTTCATTTTTGGATTATTATCGTTTTGGATAGGTGATATCCTTTTGTTATTGTATGAAACACCAATATTATATATGTCTGGATTGACATGTTTTATTATTGGTAAATTATTTTATTCTAAACGATTTTCGCATCAAAACGATTTTAACATAGCCAGTTTAATACCTTTTTTCGTAGTTATTTTTAGCTACATGGTAATTGTTATATTATATGTATATGATAATTTAGACGACTTCTTTTTACCAACTTTAGCATATTTATTTGCAGCGATGCTTATGGCTTTATTTGCTTATTTAAGAAAAGACTCGGTTAATAAGTCGAGTTTTTATTTAGTTATTTTAGGAATATTTTTTAGTATTATATCAGATACTATAGGTGTTTTACAATCTTTTTATAATCCTGATATTGCTTATCATAAAATAACTATTATGCTGTTTTACGCTTTATTTCAGTATTTAGTTGTTATAGGTTTGATTAAAGAAAAAACGTTGGATGATAAAACACTTGAAGATAACTTTATAAGGCTTTAA